A stretch of bacterium DNA encodes these proteins:
- a CDS encoding T9SS type A sorting domain-containing protein: MKTSVFFPKLILSLFWLAFLLMTSDVAAETKQVSYISNIINFETPTLDTANSFDMQTLQPITYQFSSPQITISPKSGNTEISIAGLETAGEFSQPRLPFKTAKILLPPHIDSLEKLKVEISGNLAQMIPIGPQIEPGAKAAPLSAKQKDSPVYAASIYSSSASYPSTIFTSANSSIQKACGMNILFLKIVPVVYYPQSHAISYYTTITVTVSVEKPAPATSASQGKIYFRNNKDDNERIKKLVDNPAAIDQYPDTPSQVTAAALAGQEYHFVIITNNQLKPTFQQLADQRNGQNLKTTIYTVEEIAQNYIDDGPAFYDAWESSAEKTLSVKIRNFIKDAYNTWGTKYILLGGDTQIIPAFRVMGSVPPGLGATWIPTDMYYGGLDGDWLYTYPYQAIDPIMEVYVGRAPVNTIAETTNFIDKIFSYNNTSGDMLMAGEWLNPGFADATLNNIAAKVTANNSSYSTARLYDCVIGSAYYLWNVNALLNGLNTMNYGWVDGINSNKYHLLFHFGHSNPSYNLKMTPDDISLLTNSQPHFLYSLGCFGASFDGWSRYGGTTSDGDCMGEKFVYGSKGAVAYIGNSRDGLGSGLTAGYSYAFADAVKEEVPLGVIFHDSRSGVLSAHMGEYDWGWAGLILNLLGDPTLVFGAAQTIDPTYIPTPLPTSTFTSIPTNTATPVPTATSTASPTSTATPTTVNTATPTTVNTATPTTVNTATPTTTFTQIPTIALTSTPTVTATNSATPLITRTETPIPIISPTATATVTQTHGSTFTFTPTATAKRARIKKNEIMPYPNPAKNRMAFMLDLENNADVKIVIFDMAGNKISEIAEYKAQGKNVVINWNCAHVAPGIYLVKTVVNGKVLKTKKIALIK, translated from the coding sequence GTGAAAACATCTGTGTTTTTCCCCAAACTGATTTTATCCCTTTTCTGGCTGGCTTTTTTACTAATGACAAGTGATGTTGCTGCTGAAACCAAACAAGTTTCTTATATATCAAACATCATTAATTTTGAAACACCCACCTTAGATACTGCAAATTCATTTGATATGCAAACACTACAACCCATCACTTATCAGTTTAGCTCACCCCAAATCACAATTTCACCAAAAAGCGGTAATACGGAAATAAGCATAGCAGGTTTGGAAACCGCCGGTGAATTTAGCCAGCCCAGACTTCCCTTTAAAACAGCCAAAATACTGTTGCCGCCGCACATTGATTCTTTGGAAAAACTTAAAGTTGAAATAAGCGGTAATTTGGCACAGATGATTCCAATAGGCCCGCAAATTGAACCCGGTGCCAAAGCAGCCCCCCTGAGCGCAAAACAAAAAGACAGTCCTGTTTATGCTGCGTCCATTTATTCTTCAAGCGCGTCCTATCCCTCCACTATTTTCACATCAGCCAATTCATCTATTCAAAAAGCTTGTGGAATGAATATTCTTTTTCTGAAAATTGTTCCGGTTGTTTATTATCCCCAATCCCATGCGATAAGCTATTATACAACTATTACTGTGACTGTATCCGTAGAAAAACCTGCTCCGGCCACAAGCGCATCCCAAGGGAAAATATATTTCAGAAATAATAAAGATGATAATGAACGCATCAAAAAGCTAGTTGATAATCCGGCAGCGATTGATCAGTATCCGGACACGCCTTCGCAAGTGACCGCGGCAGCTCTTGCAGGACAGGAATATCATTTTGTGATTATTACCAACAATCAATTAAAACCCACTTTTCAGCAGCTAGCGGATCAAAGGAACGGTCAGAATCTAAAAACAACGATCTATACGGTAGAGGAAATTGCTCAAAATTATATTGATGACGGCCCGGCATTTTATGATGCTTGGGAAAGTTCCGCCGAAAAGACCCTGAGTGTTAAAATAAGAAATTTTATTAAGGATGCGTACAATACCTGGGGAACAAAATATATATTATTAGGCGGTGATACTCAAATTATCCCCGCCTTCCGCGTAATGGGTTCTGTCCCGCCGGGGTTGGGAGCCACCTGGATTCCAACTGATATGTATTACGGAGGACTGGATGGAGACTGGCTCTATACGTATCCCTACCAGGCCATTGATCCGATTATGGAAGTCTATGTGGGTCGCGCCCCGGTGAATACCATTGCCGAAACAACCAATTTTATCGACAAAATTTTTTCCTATAATAATACTTCCGGAGACATGCTCATGGCCGGCGAGTGGCTTAACCCGGGCTTTGCCGATGCAACCTTAAACAATATTGCCGCCAAAGTAACCGCAAATAATTCCAGCTATAGTACCGCCAGGCTTTATGATTGTGTCATTGGAAGTGCTTATTATTTATGGAATGTCAATGCATTGCTTAATGGTCTAAATACGATGAATTATGGTTGGGTGGATGGTATCAATTCAAACAAATATCATTTACTCTTTCATTTTGGACACTCCAATCCTTCTTATAACCTTAAAATGACACCGGATGACATTAGTTTGCTTACTAACAGCCAGCCACATTTTTTATATTCATTGGGCTGTTTCGGTGCTTCTTTTGATGGATGGAGCCGGTATGGCGGAACGACTTCTGACGGTGATTGTATGGGCGAAAAATTTGTTTACGGGTCAAAAGGAGCTGTAGCTTATATTGGCAATTCCCGAGACGGACTTGGCAGCGGGCTCACTGCAGGCTACTCCTATGCTTTTGCAGATGCGGTAAAAGAAGAAGTTCCTTTGGGCGTGATTTTTCATGATTCCAGATCCGGTGTGTTGAGTGCACACATGGGCGAATATGATTGGGGTTGGGCGGGATTGATCCTGAATTTATTAGGCGATCCTACGTTGGTTTTCGGTGCAGCGCAAACCATTGATCCAACATACATTCCAACCCCCCTGCCAACCTCCACCTTTACCAGCATACCTACAAATACCGCAACCCCGGTACCAACTGCAACCAGTACAGCCTCCCCGACGAGCACGGCAACACCAACAACGGTTAACACGGCAACGCCAACAACGGTCAACACGGCAACGCCAACAACGGTCAACACGGCAACGCCAACAACTACGTTTACTCAAATTCCAACGATAGCGTTAACTTCCACTCCTACTGTAACCGCCACAAATAGCGCCACACCATTGATTACCCGTACGGAGACCCCGATACCCATAATATCACCCACGGCAACAGCGACAGTAACACAAACGCATGGCAGCACATTTACATTTACACCTACTGCTACAGCCAAAAGAGCAAGAATTAAAAAGAATGAAATCATGCCTTATCCCAATCCAGCGAAAAACCGCATGGCTTTTATGCTTGATCTGGAAAACAATGCGGATGTCAAAATTGTAATATTTGATATGGCGGGAAACAAAATTTCTGAAATAGCCGAATATAAAGCCCAGGGTAAAAACGTGGTGATTAACTGGAATTGCGCCCACGTTGCACCCGGCATTTATCTCGTAAAAACAGTGGTAAACGGAAAAGTATTGAAAACCAAAAAAATCGCGTTAATCAAATAA
- a CDS encoding F0F1 ATP synthase subunit epsilon: protein MEKKILLELVTPERHVAAEEVDALVCPGLEGSFGVLPGHLPLVAALKPGMLKVQRGAEEIIYAIGGGYAEVSANKTMILADTAELAEDIDIEAARKEKERALAQMKKGLHGAEMEGVEVSLKKALARLSVANVVRRRKGS, encoded by the coding sequence ATGGAAAAGAAAATATTGTTGGAATTGGTAACACCGGAACGCCATGTAGCTGCCGAGGAAGTGGATGCGCTTGTTTGTCCGGGTCTGGAGGGGAGTTTTGGTGTGCTGCCCGGCCACTTGCCGTTGGTGGCGGCACTCAAACCCGGAATGCTCAAGGTGCAGCGCGGTGCGGAGGAAATTATTTATGCGATTGGCGGGGGCTATGCAGAGGTGTCGGCGAACAAAACAATGATTCTGGCCGACACCGCCGAATTGGCTGAGGATATTGATATTGAAGCGGCGCGCAAGGAGAAAGAACGTGCCCTCGCGCAGATGAAAAAAGGGCTGCATGGCGCTGAAATGGAGGGTGTGGAAGTTTCCTTGAAAAAAGCGCTGGCGCGACTTAGCGTCGCCAATGTGGTGCGGCGCAGGAAAGGCTCTTGA
- the atpG gene encoding ATP synthase F1 subunit gamma, translating into MANVRQVRDRIKSVKNIQQITRAMKMVASARLRKAQTQLMEARPYSTKIKEMVVNSAGRSGDDNHPLLQGNPKAPAGLVVMTADKGLCAGFNVQTLQAVGRKLAVLEKPGDAEVLALGRKSVDFFRRSGIKPFKEWAGFWQELSWHHADAMGQELIDLYSAGRWSSLTFVFNGFKSMMTQEVTEKIILPLPKPEPAENEGQRLREYMFEPGEAEIFKYMLPRYVKISLWRAMLESKAAELAARMQAMDSATQSASEMIDDLTLQMNRARQAMITNEISELVGSAEAINA; encoded by the coding sequence GTGGCCAATGTCCGACAGGTCCGTGACCGGATCAAGAGTGTTAAAAATATTCAGCAGATCACCCGCGCGATGAAGATGGTCGCCTCGGCACGTTTGCGCAAAGCGCAGACCCAGTTGATGGAAGCGCGTCCTTACAGCACCAAGATTAAAGAGATGGTGGTCAACAGTGCCGGTCGTTCCGGCGATGACAATCATCCGCTATTGCAGGGAAATCCAAAAGCACCTGCCGGATTGGTTGTTATGACCGCAGACAAGGGATTGTGTGCCGGGTTCAATGTGCAGACATTACAGGCAGTGGGACGTAAACTGGCAGTATTGGAAAAACCCGGGGATGCGGAAGTGTTGGCGCTGGGAAGGAAATCCGTGGATTTTTTTAGACGTTCAGGGATTAAACCCTTCAAGGAGTGGGCGGGGTTTTGGCAGGAATTGAGCTGGCACCATGCCGATGCCATGGGGCAGGAATTGATAGACCTTTACAGCGCGGGGCGTTGGTCGAGTCTGACATTTGTTTTCAATGGATTCAAATCCATGATGACCCAGGAAGTCACGGAAAAAATTATTCTGCCGTTGCCCAAACCGGAACCTGCGGAAAACGAGGGACAACGGTTGCGTGAATATATGTTTGAACCCGGGGAAGCGGAGATCTTTAAGTATATGCTTCCCCGGTATGTGAAAATATCATTGTGGCGTGCGATGCTCGAATCAAAAGCCGCTGAGTTGGCGGCGCGTATGCAGGCCATGGATAGTGCGACCCAAAGTGCCAGTGAGATGATTGATGATCTGACCTTGCAGATGAACCGGGCGCGTCAGGCCATGATCACTAATGAAATTTCAGAATTGGTGGGAAGTGCGGAAGCGATTAATGCATAA
- a CDS encoding HEPN domain-containing protein, translating into MSGNIAKKWQEQANYDLETANSMLESSRYLYVLFCCQQAIEKILKAVIVVKKNEMPPRSHQLIRLAEFAEITLEEDSADFFRELSNYYIHSRYPDTLEIAGELLDRTQTEKVLVKSKEVFQWLKLML; encoded by the coding sequence ATGTCCGGGAATATTGCGAAAAAATGGCAAGAACAAGCAAATTATGATTTGGAAACAGCCAACTCAATGTTGGAATCATCCCGTTATCTTTATGTTCTTTTTTGCTGCCAACAAGCAATTGAGAAGATATTAAAAGCAGTGATAGTGGTAAAGAAAAACGAAATGCCACCAAGAAGTCATCAATTGATTAGATTGGCTGAATTTGCAGAAATAACTTTAGAAGAAGACAGTGCTGATTTTTTTAGAGAGCTATCAAATTATTATATTCATTCGCGTTATCCGGATACTCTCGAAATTGCGGGTGAGTTGCTGGATAGAACACAAACAGAAAAGGTACTTGTGAAATCGAAGGAGGTTTTCCAATGGCTGAAATTGATGCTTTGA
- a CDS encoding PorV/PorQ family protein, which translates to MQKTVAWVGVVFLAGFLAVLANADQTNYDIGKVGGSELKIGLGPRPVAMGEAFVAKADDLNATAWNAAGLAQIQGHQAGFMHNIYIEDTALEYLAYAQNIFEGAGVGVNLMMLNYGTMDKVEEVNGLPEITGEFTPMVFAFTAGYGQWVMPALAIGGAIKFYSQNIDEESYSAVAVDVGAIFKLSELGAKGFQAGLSIQNLGTSIGDASLPMNAKAGLAYETPLKISENDTWNILVDVNLPFGDVNYTSGNIGTEYCYNNLVAVRAGYKIKDTGDLGGITGLTAGAGVKLPVGANISLGIDYALLSYGDLGMTHQIAIGVGF; encoded by the coding sequence ATGCAGAAAACAGTAGCGTGGGTAGGAGTGGTTTTTTTGGCCGGTTTTTTGGCAGTATTAGCAAATGCTGATCAAACAAATTATGATATCGGCAAAGTGGGTGGTTCGGAATTAAAAATCGGATTAGGTCCTCGACCGGTTGCCATGGGTGAGGCATTCGTAGCCAAAGCCGACGATCTCAATGCCACAGCCTGGAATGCCGCCGGTTTGGCGCAGATTCAGGGACACCAAGCAGGATTTATGCATAACATCTATATAGAAGACACCGCACTTGAATACCTAGCCTATGCACAGAATATTTTTGAAGGCGCAGGTGTGGGTGTCAATCTGATGATGCTCAATTACGGCACCATGGATAAAGTTGAGGAAGTCAACGGTCTCCCGGAGATTACCGGTGAGTTTACCCCCATGGTATTTGCTTTTACCGCCGGATATGGGCAGTGGGTTATGCCCGCTCTGGCAATTGGCGGTGCGATTAAATTTTACAGTCAAAATATTGATGAAGAATCTTATTCAGCAGTCGCAGTCGATGTGGGTGCGATCTTTAAACTCTCCGAATTGGGTGCCAAGGGTTTCCAGGCCGGATTGTCCATTCAGAATCTCGGTACCAGCATTGGTGATGCATCTTTGCCTATGAATGCCAAAGCAGGCTTGGCCTATGAAACGCCTTTGAAAATTTCTGAAAATGATACCTGGAATATTTTAGTGGATGTCAATCTTCCTTTTGGTGATGTCAATTATACCTCCGGTAATATTGGGACGGAGTATTGCTACAACAACCTCGTGGCTGTTCGTGCCGGCTACAAGATCAAAGATACCGGCGATCTGGGCGGCATCACCGGTTTGACAGCAGGTGCCGGTGTTAAACTTCCGGTGGGTGCCAATATCAGCCTGGGCATTGACTATGCGCTGCTTTCCTACGGTGATCTGGGCATGACCCATCAGATCGCGATTGGCGTTGGATTCTAA
- a CDS encoding nucleotidyltransferase domain-containing protein yields MAEIDALIKARAIQAVKLLRDYTEIGEAYIFGSYAEGKEDQYSDIDLGIFIEEFEKWDLFKMSKISAIIQKKAGDDLELHFFSNKDSSHLEKASFANYVKQHGYPLST; encoded by the coding sequence ATGGCTGAAATTGATGCTTTGATTAAAGCCAGGGCCATTCAGGCTGTAAAATTATTACGCGATTATACAGAAATTGGTGAAGCCTATATTTTTGGTTCTTATGCGGAGGGAAAAGAAGATCAATATAGTGATATTGATCTTGGGATATTTATAGAAGAGTTTGAAAAATGGGATTTATTTAAAATGTCTAAAATAAGTGCAATTATTCAGAAAAAAGCCGGTGATGATCTGGAATTGCATTTTTTTTCAAATAAGGATTCAAGCCATCTTGAAAAAGCAAGCTTTGCGAATTATGTAAAGCAGCACGGATATCCTTTATCAACGTGA
- a CDS encoding ATP-binding protein, whose protein sequence is MIKRLIFNKLLEEIKRPEINILLGPRQVGKTTLLKQLQKYAKSHGSQTHFYDLEQPQVLAEFNTSDQLIIEKLTRSGSILFIDEFHYLENASKLFKAIYDSDQHVKIFCSGSSSLEIHKHLRESLAGRRLLFHIFPLQFSEIHASRSRTVLDDYLVYGGLPGLTHIETEERKQQLLVELLSSYILKDVKSLVKEENIRVFNHLLYLLAENQGSVISVHSLANQVNMSSKAINRYLDILEGTYVNFRIYSFSRNLGNELKKSCKTYLYDLGIRNAILKDFSSMRGRADKGVLMESLVFLKLQSILSPNMEIKFWRTKTGDEVDFILLKNRKPYPIEVKSNCHLPELPKGLKRFLDRYPETEKAFVVNNNLSDQIYYQSCKVEFIPIENFVIKWELREDG, encoded by the coding sequence ATGATAAAACGCTTAATTTTCAATAAATTACTGGAAGAAATCAAGCGACCGGAAATTAATATTCTTTTAGGTCCGAGACAGGTAGGCAAAACAACCCTTCTCAAGCAACTTCAAAAATATGCCAAAAGTCATGGCTCTCAAACGCATTTCTATGATCTTGAGCAACCGCAAGTGCTGGCAGAATTTAACACATCCGATCAACTCATTATTGAAAAATTAACGCGTTCGGGCTCCATACTATTTATCGATGAATTTCACTATCTGGAAAATGCATCCAAACTATTCAAAGCCATTTATGACTCTGACCAACATGTAAAAATATTTTGTTCAGGGTCTTCATCGCTTGAAATTCATAAACATCTTCGTGAAAGCCTTGCCGGGCGACGATTGCTTTTTCATATTTTCCCGCTACAATTTTCAGAAATTCACGCCAGCCGGTCTCGAACGGTATTGGATGATTATTTGGTTTATGGCGGGTTGCCAGGGTTGACGCATATAGAGACGGAGGAGCGGAAACAGCAGTTGTTGGTTGAGCTGTTAAGCAGTTATATTCTCAAAGATGTTAAATCTTTGGTTAAGGAAGAGAATATCCGGGTTTTCAATCATTTGTTATATTTATTGGCGGAAAATCAAGGTTCGGTGATTTCCGTTCATTCCCTTGCCAATCAGGTGAATATGAGTTCGAAAGCAATAAACCGGTATTTGGATATTCTGGAAGGGACATATGTTAATTTCAGGATATATAGTTTTTCTCGCAATCTTGGAAATGAGTTGAAAAAGTCCTGTAAAACCTATTTATATGATCTGGGAATTAGAAATGCTATTTTAAAAGATTTTTCAAGCATGAGGGGAAGGGCGGATAAGGGTGTTTTGATGGAAAGTCTGGTTTTTTTAAAATTGCAGAGTATACTTTCTCCCAATATGGAAATAAAGTTTTGGAGGACCAAAACCGGGGATGAGGTGGATTTTATTTTACTGAAAAACCGCAAACCCTATCCGATTGAAGTGAAAAGTAATTGTCACCTGCCGGAGTTACCAAAAGGATTGAAGCGGTTTTTAGATCGCTATCCGGAAACAGAAAAAGCTTTTGTTGTGAATAATAATTTATCCGATCAGATTTACTATCAATCCTGTAAAGTGGAATTTATTCCTATAGAAAATTTTGTGATTAAATGGGAGCTGCGAGAAGATGGATAG
- a CDS encoding HigA family addiction module antidote protein: MLPTHRQPTHPGKILLEEFLKPMEISQVAFAKSIGVPIQRVNTLINGKRGISAETAVLLAAQLKTTAEFWMNLQTAYDLYSAMKKLNKLAA, from the coding sequence ATGCTTCCTACACATAGACAACCAACACATCCGGGAAAAATTCTTTTAGAAGAATTTCTCAAACCCATGGAGATTTCTCAGGTCGCATTTGCTAAAAGCATTGGCGTGCCCATACAGAGGGTCAATACATTAATCAATGGCAAGCGTGGCATCAGTGCCGAGACTGCGGTACTTCTGGCAGCGCAACTTAAAACAACCGCCGAATTCTGGATGAACCTCCAGACAGCCTATGATCTGTATTCCGCTATGAAAAAATTGAATAAACTGGCGGCGTGA
- the atpD gene encoding F0F1 ATP synthase subunit beta — translation MSEGKVSQVIGAVVDVEFPSGKLPPLYQSLRVVGTYKVGDLESEIAVVLEVQAHQGDNTVRCVAMSSTDGMTRGMKVLDLGSPIHVPVGRTTLGRMMNVLGEPVDEMGKINSEKTYPIHRPKPSFEEQDTATKQLETGIKVIDLLAPYPRGGKVGLFGGAGVGKTVLIMELIRNIATEHGGFSVFGGVGERTREGNDLWLEMKGSGVLEKTAMVFGQMNEPPGARMRVALSALTQAEYFRDEEGQDVLLFIDNIFRFTQAGSEVSALLGRMPSAVGYQPTLATEMGELQERITSTKRGSVTSIQAIYVPADDLTDPAPATAFSHLDATTVLSRAIVEQGIYPAVDPLDSTSRILTPDVVGEEHYQVARSVQQVIQRYKELQDIIAILGMDELSEEDKILVGRARKVQRFLSQPFFVAEDFTQTPGRYVALKDTIAGFKEIVDGKHDTLPEQAFVNVGTIEEVISKAKQLA, via the coding sequence ATGAGTGAAGGAAAAGTATCGCAGGTCATTGGAGCGGTTGTGGATGTTGAATTTCCATCAGGAAAATTACCGCCGTTATATCAGTCGTTGCGGGTGGTCGGGACGTATAAGGTGGGTGATTTGGAAAGTGAAATCGCGGTGGTCCTGGAAGTGCAGGCACATCAGGGCGACAACACGGTTCGCTGTGTTGCCATGTCTTCGACCGACGGCATGACACGCGGCATGAAAGTGTTGGATTTGGGAAGCCCGATTCATGTGCCGGTCGGCCGTACGACCCTGGGACGGATGATGAATGTTTTAGGGGAACCGGTTGACGAGATGGGGAAAATCAATAGTGAAAAGACCTATCCCATTCACCGTCCCAAACCAAGCTTTGAGGAACAAGATACCGCCACCAAGCAATTGGAGACCGGCATCAAGGTTATTGATTTGCTGGCACCCTATCCCCGGGGCGGTAAAGTTGGTTTGTTCGGCGGCGCCGGTGTGGGCAAGACGGTTTTGATTATGGAATTGATCCGTAACATTGCGACCGAACATGGCGGTTTTTCAGTGTTCGGCGGTGTGGGAGAGCGTACGCGTGAAGGCAATGATCTCTGGCTGGAAATGAAAGGCTCCGGGGTTTTGGAAAAAACAGCCATGGTCTTTGGTCAGATGAATGAACCGCCGGGAGCGCGTATGCGTGTGGCCTTGTCCGCATTGACTCAGGCTGAATATTTTCGTGATGAAGAAGGGCAGGACGTGCTCCTGTTTATTGATAATATTTTCCGTTTTACTCAGGCAGGCTCCGAAGTCTCGGCCCTGCTCGGCCGGATGCCTTCAGCAGTCGGGTACCAGCCGACTTTGGCCACTGAGATGGGGGAATTGCAGGAACGGATTACCTCGACCAAACGCGGTTCAGTGACCTCGATCCAGGCGATTTATGTACCGGCCGATGATTTGACCGATCCGGCACCGGCAACCGCTTTTTCACATTTGGATGCAACCACGGTTTTATCTCGTGCGATTGTTGAACAAGGTATTTATCCGGCAGTAGACCCGCTGGATTCAACCTCGCGGATACTCACGCCGGATGTTGTGGGTGAAGAACACTATCAGGTGGCCCGCTCTGTGCAGCAGGTGATCCAGCGTTACAAAGAGCTCCAGGATATTATTGCCATCCTGGGGATGGATGAGCTTTCCGAAGAGGATAAAATTCTGGTAGGCCGGGCACGTAAAGTTCAGCGTTTTTTATCCCAGCCGTTTTTTGTAGCGGAGGATTTTACTCAGACCCCGGGACGGTATGTAGCCTTGAAGGACACCATCGCGGGATTCAAAGAGATTGTGGATGGCAAGCATGATACACTGCCCGAGCAGGCATTTGTCAATGTCGGTACAATTGAAGAAGTGATTTCCAAAGCCAAACAATTGGCCTGA
- a CDS encoding Fic family protein, with protein MTIKEQLSLIAKVSGKTQEKLAAELEVSFPTLNSWINGKSEPRQAAQQRIQALYQQFTGKNVIPETQLEGKKRAILHTCKQYPKLVTLFNTRKDLYDQFLLSLTYNTNRIEGSTLTEPETAAILFQNAALADKSLIEHMEVKNHQAAFSLMIQHIFAGKPITENFVLKLHAKLMNGIKDDAGLYRRHAVRIVGSHVPTANYLKLNVLMPELLKTIRAGDKDSIGFTVRIHSRFEQIHPFSDGNGRVGRLLLWAMLLQKNIAPAVIAQADRHYYIMYLNQPQLKEDYSRLEDFICDGILAGYALIG; from the coding sequence ATGACTATAAAGGAACAATTATCCCTGATTGCAAAGGTGTCGGGCAAGACGCAGGAGAAACTCGCCGCTGAGTTGGAGGTCTCATTCCCGACGCTGAATAGCTGGATCAACGGCAAGTCTGAGCCGCGTCAAGCTGCTCAACAGCGCATACAAGCACTATACCAGCAGTTTACGGGGAAAAATGTTATCCCGGAAACGCAGCTGGAGGGGAAAAAGCGCGCGATACTGCACACCTGCAAGCAGTATCCGAAACTGGTGACGCTGTTCAATACCCGCAAAGATCTGTACGACCAATTTCTTTTATCGCTCACCTATAATACCAACCGCATTGAGGGGAGTACGTTGACGGAGCCTGAAACCGCTGCGATTCTATTTCAAAACGCCGCACTGGCGGATAAATCCCTGATTGAACACATGGAAGTCAAAAACCATCAGGCAGCATTCTCTTTGATGATACAGCATATTTTCGCTGGGAAGCCGATCACGGAAAATTTTGTGCTCAAACTCCATGCAAAATTGATGAATGGTATCAAGGACGATGCCGGGCTATATCGCAGGCATGCGGTGCGGATTGTTGGTTCCCATGTGCCGACAGCGAATTATTTGAAACTTAATGTATTGATGCCGGAATTATTGAAAACAATCCGCGCAGGGGATAAGGATAGCATTGGTTTCACGGTACGCATCCACAGCCGCTTTGAACAGATCCATCCTTTCTCCGATGGCAACGGACGGGTGGGGCGTTTGTTGTTGTGGGCCATGCTGTTGCAGAAAAATATCGCGCCTGCCGTCATTGCACAGGCGGACCGGCACTATTACATTATGTATTTGAATCAGCCGCAATTGAAAGAGGATTACAGTCGGTTGGAAGACTTCATATGCGACGGCATATTAGCGGGGTACGCATTGATCGGATAG